A genomic region of Oryza glaberrima chromosome 1, OglaRS2, whole genome shotgun sequence contains the following coding sequences:
- the LOC127770359 gene encoding uncharacterized protein LOC127770359 has product MASRLAQLRSKAAQASELVSKHGCAYYKEVMEKNKQHVVQPPTVEKCQELSKQLFYTRLASLPGRYEAFWKEFDGVKQVWKNRKELKVEDLGIVTLFGVELYAWFCVGEIVGRGFTITGYKV; this is encoded by the exons ATGGCGTCGAGGCTAGCGCAGCTACGGTCCAAGGCGGCGCAGGCGTCGGAGCTCGTGTCGAAGCACGGGTGCGCCTACTACAAGGAGGTGATGGAGAAGAACAAGCAGCACGTGGTGCAGCCACCCACCGTGGAGAAGTGCCAGGAGCTCTCCAAGCAGCTCTTCTACACCCGCCTCGCCAG TTTGCCTGGCCGCTATGAGGCATTTTGGAAGGAATTTGATGGTGTCAAGCAGGTATGGAAGAATAGAAAGGAGCTCAAGGTAGAGGACCTTGGAATTGTGACATTATTTGGAGTTGAGCTTTATGCGTGGTTCTGCGTAGGCGAGATTGTTGGCAGAGGATTCACCATAACCGGCTATAAGGTCTAG
- the LOC127770342 gene encoding SUN domain-containing protein 5-like — MSKKRREGGGGGSGGCDPPAVTDALSMDGGLREVSLSVVFSVWCLLFLLRSQFLHSQTDPSDFYDDVEDGMRENYCKVMPLEAYIFPTEYNASAAAPTCQPSLHPPDQPQQETDHRSLEPEPFNTTTGGGKSSAEAAAALDELNEFRSRILQGKAENGRVPDGAAPAAHRLEPSGAEYNYAAASKGAKVLAHNREAKGAANILGGDKDRYLRNPCSADDKFVDVELSEETLVRTIGLANLEHYSSNFRDFELYGSPSYPAEEWELLGRFTAENAKHAQRFVLPDPRWTRYLRLRLATHYGSGFYCILSYLEVYGIDAVEQMLQEIISGAGAGADTDASAATKAEEGGDGGTLRDDTAQANARLDGVGGGVGGGGAAGRNDSAGDGAGAGAKNNGSRMTVAGDGKPAAAGRFHGDAVLKIMMQKMRSLELGLSTLEDYTKALNHRYGAKLPDLHTGLSQTAMALDKMKADVRDLVEWKGNVAKDLGELKEWRSAVSGKLDDLIRDNEDMRSNVEEMRSIQETMQNKELAVLSISLFFACLALFKLACDRVLFLFTRKGAAAAERMCGASKGWILVLASSSFTTFLVLLYN; from the exons ATGagcaagaagaggagagaaggaggcggcggaggaagcggcggctgcGACCCGCCGGCCGTGACCGATGCGCTGTCCATGGACGGCGGCCTCCGCGAGGTGTCCCTCTCCGTCGTCTTCTCCGTCTggtgcctcctcttcctccttcgcTCCCAGTTCCTCCACAGCCAGACCGACCCTTCAG ATTTCTACGACGACGTGGAGGACGGAATGCGTGAAAACTACTGCAAGGTAATGCCGCTGGAGGCCTACATTTTTCCGACCGAGTATAACGCCtccgcggccgcgccgacgtgccAGCCATCGTTGCACCCGCCGGATCAGCCGCAGCAGGAAACCGACCACCGGAGCCTGGAGCCCGAGCCGTTCAACACcacgaccggcggcggcaaatcgtcggcggaggcggcggcggcgctcgacgaGCTCAACGAGTTCCGGAGCCGGATCCTGCAGGGCAAGGCCGAGAACGGCCGCGTCcccgacggcgcggcgccggcggcccaCCGGCTGGAGCCGAGCGGCGCGGAGTACAACTACGCGGCGGCGTCCAAGGGCGCCAAGGTGCTCGCCCACAACAGGGAGGCCAAGGGCGCCGCCAACATCCTCGGCGGCGACAAGGACCGGTACCTGCGCAACCCGTGCTCCGCCGACGACAAGTTCGTCGACGTCGAGCTGTCGGAGGAGACGCTGGTGCGCACCATCGGCCTCGCCAACCTGGAGCACTACTCCTCCAACTTCAGGGACTTCGAGCTGTACGGCAGCCCGAGCTACCCGGCGGAGGAGTGGGAGCTCCTCGGCCGCTTCACCGCCGAGAACGCCAAGCACGCGCAGCGCTTCGTGCTGCCGGACCCCAGGTGGACGCGctacctccgcctccgcctcgccacccACTACGGCTCCGGCTTCTACTGCATCCTCAGCTACCTCGAGGTGTACGGCATCGACGCCGTCGAGCAGATGCTGCAGGAGAtcatctccggcgccggcgctggcgccgacaccgacgcctccgccgccaccaaggccgaagagggcggcgacggcggcaccctCCGCGACGACACCGCGCAGGCCAACGCAAGGCTGGACGGCGTgggaggaggagtaggaggaggaggcgccgccggccggaacgacagcgccggcgacggcgcaggcgcGGGCGCCAAGAACAACGGGTCGAGGatgacggtggccggcgacgggaagccggcggcggcggggcggttcCACGGCGACGCCGTGCTCAAGATCATGATGCAGAAGATGCGGTCCCTGGAGCTGGGCCTCTCGACGCTGGAGGACTACACCAAGGCGCTCAACCACCGGTACGGCGCCAAGCTGCCCGACCTCCACACCGGCCTCTCCCAGACGGCCATGGCGCTCGACAAGATGAAGGCCGACGTCCGCGACCTCGTTGAGTGGAAGGGCAACGTG GCCAAGGATCTCGGCGAGCTCAAGGAGTGGAGATCAGCCGTGTCCGGCAAGCTGGACGATCTCATCAGAGACAACGAGGACATGAG GTCGAATGTCGAGGAGATGAGGAGCATCCAGGAGACGATGCAGAACAAGGAGCTGGCCGTGCTGTCCATCAGCCTCTTCTTCGCGTGCCTGGCGCTGTTCAAGCTGGCGTGCGACAGGGTGCTGTTCCTCTTCACcaggaagggggcggcggcggcggagaggatgTGCGGGGCGAGCAAGGGCTGGATCCTCGTACTGGCAAGCAGCAGCTTCACTACTTTCCTAGTGCTGCTATACAACTGA